TCTTCATATAACCGTACGCCCGCAGCAATTCCAGGTGATGCTTGAAAAGCCATCGATGTATTTTCATCGGCCATTCCCTCGCCAGGCTCATACCAAAATCCGCTTGATTGCGCTATATAACGCTTCACACCCTGTTGCACAGCAGCCGTCAAGAGATTAGCCCCACCTTCCATTCGAATCTGTGCGTCTAATAGAGCTGCTTGACGCATGGATTCCGGTGTATATTCTTTAGGTAAACGTGTTAACATATCGATCACAATCGTTGGTTTAACATCACTCAAAACCGCAGCTACCGCCTCTGTATTTAAAACATCCAAAATCACAGGCTTTGCTCCCTCTTTGGCTAACTTAGCAGAACGCTCTTTCGACAAAGTTATTCCATAAACTTCATAGCCTTCTTTTAAAAGTTCTTTAGCTAAAGGTTGTCCAATCGCCCCTGTAGCACCAGCAATCAAAATCTTCATGAAAAACCTCTTTCTAAAAATAACTTACATTTCTTATGAATGATCTTTTCAGATTATAAAGAAAAATACAACTTTTGGAGAAATGATGAGCTATAAAATTCGAAAAAGTCATGAGCGTAAATTTTTCGATCATGGTTGGTTAAAAACATTCCATACGTTTTCATTTGCACACTATTACGACCCAAATTTTATGGGATTTAGAAGCCTACGTGTGATCAATGAAGATCGGGTTGCTCCAGGCAACGGATTTCCCATG
This region of Parachlamydia acanthamoebae genomic DNA includes:
- a CDS encoding NAD-dependent epimerase/dehydratase family protein codes for the protein MKILIAGATGAIGQPLAKELLKEGYEVYGITLSKERSAKLAKEGAKPVILDVLNTEAVAAVLSDVKPTIVIDMLTRLPKEYTPESMRQAALLDAQIRMEGGANLLTAAVQQGVKRYIAQSSGFWYEPGEGMADENTSMAFQASPGIAAGVRLYEEIEKRLFKASSLEGVALRFGFFYGLGTWFNPEGDVAEQIRKQQFPIIGAGEGVWNFVHIEDAAHAIVSAIKSVPGVYNVVNDHPSPMREWLPAFAKYLKAAAPPFISEKEGFKLRGADSVYYATKLRAASNAKAKKELHFKPRLFEWIKQDG